From the genome of Eucalyptus grandis isolate ANBG69807.140 chromosome 2, ASM1654582v1, whole genome shotgun sequence, one region includes:
- the LOC104435586 gene encoding cytochrome P450 CYP749A22 isoform X1, whose protein sequence is MEESRRKEIEVFGEFKVLTSEVISRTAFGSSFVEGRNIFQMLTGLSLLTSRNAFTIRLPGLSKLWKTVDEVEAEKLEKGIRNSIVQMIKRREKKVMAGEVDGFGDDFLGQLVKALHYVDKSKKITVDNLVDECKTFYVAGQETANSLMAWMLFLLAIYPEWQEEARMEVLNVFGNKDPDFDGLGKLKKISMIINETLRLYPPLVGLNRKVGKKQRLGRLVLPADIQIFVPIPKLHSDPEIWGADVHQFKPERFSEGVAKATNNNAVVFIPFGFGRRSCVGMSFVMTEAKVALSMILQRFTFELSPAYIHCPVYNFMNRPQHGLQIIFHPLQ, encoded by the exons ATGGAAGAATCAAGAAGGAAAGAGATCGAGGTGTTTGGAGAGTTTAAGGTACTGACATCTGAAGTGATTTCAAGAACTGCGTTTGGAAGCAGCTTCGTCGAAGGAAGGAACATTTTTCAGATGTTGACAGGATTGAGCTTGTTAACATCCAGAAATGCTTTCACTATAAGGTTACCCGGACTAAG TAAGCTTTGGAAGACAGTGGATGAAGTCGAAGCAGAGAAACTTGAGAAAGGCATACGCAATTCCATCGTACAGATGatcaagagaagagagaagaaggtgaTGGCTGGTGAAGTGGATGGCTTTGGGGATGATTTCCTAGGACAGCTTGTGAAGGCTTTGCACTATGtggacaaaagcaaaaaaatcacGGTTGATAATCTGGTGGACGAGTGCAAGACATTCTACGTTGCTGGACAAGAAACTGCCAATTCATTGATGGCATGGATGTTATTCCTCCTAGCGATTTATCCAGAGTGGCAAGAGGAAGCAAGAATGGAGGTTCTTAATGTATTTGGGAATAAAGACCCTGATTTTGATGGACTTGGAAAACTAAAGAAG ATTAGCATGATCATAAATGAAACTCTGCGGTTGTACCCTCCTTTAGTTGGTTTGAATCGAAAAGTTGGCAAGAAACAAAGGTTAGGGAGGCTTGTTCTTCCTGCTGATATTCAAATCTTTGTACCAATTCCTAAGCTTCACAGTGACCCTGAAATCTGGGGGGCAGATGTGCATCAATTCAAACCAGAGCGATTCTCAGAAGGTGTAGCTAAAGCTACCAACAACAATGCGGTCGTGTTCATCCCCTTCGGCTTTGGACGTCGATCTTGCGTTGGGATGAGCTTCGTGATGACTGAAGCGAAAGTCGCCCTTTCAATGATCCTCCAACGCTTCACCTTTGAATTGTCCCCAGCGTATATCCACTGCCCAGTTTATAATTTCATGAACCGCCCGCAACATGGACTTCAAATCATATTTCATCCTCTTCAGTAA
- the LOC104435586 gene encoding cytochrome P450 CYP749A22 isoform X2 translates to MEFVLNPADSKLWKTVDEVEAEKLEKGIRNSIVQMIKRREKKVMAGEVDGFGDDFLGQLVKALHYVDKSKKITVDNLVDECKTFYVAGQETANSLMAWMLFLLAIYPEWQEEARMEVLNVFGNKDPDFDGLGKLKKISMIINETLRLYPPLVGLNRKVGKKQRLGRLVLPADIQIFVPIPKLHSDPEIWGADVHQFKPERFSEGVAKATNNNAVVFIPFGFGRRSCVGMSFVMTEAKVALSMILQRFTFELSPAYIHCPVYNFMNRPQHGLQIIFHPLQ, encoded by the exons ATGGAATTTGTTCTGAATCCTGCTGACAGTAAGCTTTGGAAGACAGTGGATGAAGTCGAAGCAGAGAAACTTGAGAAAGGCATACGCAATTCCATCGTACAGATGatcaagagaagagagaagaaggtgaTGGCTGGTGAAGTGGATGGCTTTGGGGATGATTTCCTAGGACAGCTTGTGAAGGCTTTGCACTATGtggacaaaagcaaaaaaatcacGGTTGATAATCTGGTGGACGAGTGCAAGACATTCTACGTTGCTGGACAAGAAACTGCCAATTCATTGATGGCATGGATGTTATTCCTCCTAGCGATTTATCCAGAGTGGCAAGAGGAAGCAAGAATGGAGGTTCTTAATGTATTTGGGAATAAAGACCCTGATTTTGATGGACTTGGAAAACTAAAGAAG ATTAGCATGATCATAAATGAAACTCTGCGGTTGTACCCTCCTTTAGTTGGTTTGAATCGAAAAGTTGGCAAGAAACAAAGGTTAGGGAGGCTTGTTCTTCCTGCTGATATTCAAATCTTTGTACCAATTCCTAAGCTTCACAGTGACCCTGAAATCTGGGGGGCAGATGTGCATCAATTCAAACCAGAGCGATTCTCAGAAGGTGTAGCTAAAGCTACCAACAACAATGCGGTCGTGTTCATCCCCTTCGGCTTTGGACGTCGATCTTGCGTTGGGATGAGCTTCGTGATGACTGAAGCGAAAGTCGCCCTTTCAATGATCCTCCAACGCTTCACCTTTGAATTGTCCCCAGCGTATATCCACTGCCCAGTTTATAATTTCATGAACCGCCCGCAACATGGACTTCAAATCATATTTCATCCTCTTCAGTAA
- the LOC108955901 gene encoding cytochrome P450 CYP749A22-like, translated as MIVLWTSLFLLLFSALAIALHKLWWTPCRIQRTMASQGIRGPPYKLFYGNTREIFQFKNEASRANYLSWYGLLPRLIVTEPELIKEVLNNKDKAFPKPETEGFVKKLLGDGLGTTEGEKWAKQRKLANYAFHGDSLKGMLPAMVDSVHMMLDRWKNLHGDEIEVYQEFTVLTSEIISRTAFGSSYVEGRNIFEMLRKLTSIASRMLSKYDFQESGTLSSFYFSV; from the exons ATGATCGTGCTCTGGACCTCTCTGTTTCTACTTCTCTTCTCAGCTCTCGCCATCGCTCTCCACAAGCTATGGTGGACCCCGTGTCGCATCCAGAGGACGATGGCCTCACAAGGAATCAGAGGCCCTCCTTACAAGCTCTTCTATGGAAACACCCGGGAGATCTTCCAGTTCAAGAATGAAGCTTCGA GGGCAAATTATCTGAGCTGGTATGGTCTTCTGCCTCGGCTGATTGTGACAGAGCCTGAGCTGATCAAAGAGGTGTTGAACAATAAAGACAAGGCCTTTCCGAAACCTGAAACTGAAGGGTTTGTCAAGAAGCTTTTGGGAGATGGGCTCGGGACGACGGAAGGCGAGAAATGGGCGAAGCAGCGTAAGTTGGCGAATTATGCTTTCCATGGGGATAGCTTGAAA GGTATGCTTCCAGCAATGGTAGATAGCGTCCACATGATGCTGGACAGATGGAAAAATCTACACGGCGATGAGATCGAGGTGTACCAAGAATTTACAGTATTGACTTCAGAAATAATTTCCAGAACTGCATTCGGGAGCAGCTATGTGGAAGGAAGAAATATCTTCGAGATgttaaggaagttgacctcgaTTGCGTCCAGAATGCTTTCAAAATACGATTTCCAGGAATCAGgtactctctcttctttctatttttcagtTTAA